A section of the Verrucomicrobium sp. GAS474 genome encodes:
- a CDS encoding S41 family peptidase, with protein MPLRRTLLVALGTVLAGGIGLAQTGAPAPAAPQAPQSAQPAAPVSPPAPAPATAVVDDGSGATPSDEAYQATLLFTKVIKLIGEDYVNEAKTGYKDLVFAALKGMLSSLDPHSQFLDEDAFAEMQKDTKGEFAGLGLSLSPRANTNELVVVSSYEDTPSFRAGIMPGDRILKINDLSTERMPYAAALKALKGKRGEKVRLTLYRPSTKDGEKADTKIDSKTDAKADQKADQKADPKADSNPNIYEVELTREIIRISSVRAAKLLPPEIAGEEKIGYLRIEQFGENTASEFDKAVATLKKGGMRALVVDLRNNPGGLIDSAVEIAGAFVPPGQVIVSTQGRRADSKREYRSHRTQQSVTVPVALLINGYSASGSEIVAGALQDYHAAVLVGERTFGKGSVQSVINLGNGVGVRLTTAKYYTPNLRVIHEKGVDPDIPAPVTAAEERNLIRFRTPVLLTPEEKMAFKDFHDTQLERSVDVLRARLLRDDRQKGDKAAPPVAAPGQATPPVATSVPTPTP; from the coding sequence ATGCCGCTCCGTCGCACACTGCTGGTCGCGCTGGGGACCGTGCTGGCGGGCGGCATCGGCCTGGCCCAGACCGGGGCCCCGGCTCCCGCCGCGCCGCAGGCGCCCCAGTCGGCCCAGCCCGCCGCACCTGTTTCCCCGCCCGCCCCCGCTCCGGCGACGGCGGTGGTCGACGACGGCAGCGGGGCGACGCCGAGCGACGAGGCCTATCAGGCGACGCTCCTCTTCACGAAGGTCATCAAGCTGATCGGCGAGGACTACGTCAACGAGGCGAAGACCGGCTACAAGGACCTGGTCTTCGCCGCGCTGAAGGGGATGCTCTCCTCCCTCGATCCCCACAGCCAATTCCTCGACGAGGACGCCTTCGCCGAGATGCAGAAGGACACGAAGGGGGAGTTCGCCGGTCTCGGCCTCTCCCTCTCGCCCCGGGCGAACACGAACGAGCTGGTCGTCGTCTCCAGCTACGAGGACACGCCCAGCTTCCGCGCCGGAATCATGCCGGGCGACCGCATCCTGAAGATCAACGACCTCTCGACCGAGCGGATGCCCTACGCCGCCGCCCTCAAGGCCCTGAAGGGAAAGCGGGGGGAAAAGGTCCGCCTGACCCTCTATCGCCCCTCGACGAAGGACGGAGAGAAGGCCGATACCAAGATTGATTCCAAGACCGATGCAAAGGCCGATCAAAAAGCGGATCAAAAAGCCGATCCCAAGGCCGACTCCAATCCGAACATCTACGAGGTCGAGCTGACCCGGGAGATCATCCGCATCAGCAGCGTCCGCGCGGCGAAGCTCCTCCCGCCCGAGATCGCGGGGGAGGAGAAGATCGGCTACCTCCGCATCGAGCAGTTCGGGGAGAACACCGCCTCGGAGTTCGACAAAGCCGTCGCCACGCTGAAGAAGGGCGGGATGCGGGCCCTCGTCGTCGACCTGAGGAACAATCCGGGCGGCCTGATCGACTCGGCGGTCGAGATCGCCGGGGCCTTCGTCCCCCCGGGGCAGGTCATCGTCTCGACGCAGGGGCGGCGGGCCGATTCGAAGCGGGAATACCGGAGCCACCGGACCCAGCAGAGCGTCACCGTTCCCGTCGCCCTCCTCATCAACGGCTACAGCGCCAGCGGCTCGGAGATCGTCGCCGGGGCGCTCCAGGACTATCACGCCGCCGTCCTCGTCGGGGAGCGGACCTTCGGGAAGGGCTCCGTGCAGAGCGTCATCAACCTCGGCAACGGCGTCGGCGTCCGGCTGACGACGGCGAAGTATTACACGCCGAACCTCCGCGTCATTCACGAGAAGGGTGTCGACCCCGACATCCCGGCCCCCGTCACCGCCGCCGAGGAGCGGAACCTCATCCGTTTCCGCACCCCGGTCCTCCTCACCCCCGAGGAAAAGATGGCCTTCAAGGATTTCCACGACACCCAGCTGGAGCGTTCCGTCGACGTCCTCCGCGCCCGCCTCCTCCGGGACGACCGGCAGAAGGGCGACAAGGCCGCGCCGCCTGTCGCCGCTCCGGGCCAGGCAACGCCGCCCGTCGCGACCTCCGTCCCGACTCCCACTCCCTGA
- the tsaD gene encoding tRNA (adenosine(37)-N6)-threonylcarbamoyltransferase complex transferase subunit TsaD, whose amino-acid sequence MRWLGIETSCDESAVAVVEVGGAGGKGLRLLSSVVGSQIARHRPFGGVVPEVAVREHLRNLPRLAEAALAEARLGTGDLDGIAVTQGPGLATSLLIGHAYARGLGLATGLPVRGVNHLEGHLLSPFLTAEGTVPFPFLGLIVSGGHTLLIEARGWNDYRRLGGTVDDAAGEVFDKVARMLSLGYPGGPEIEKAAAQGDAAAHDFPRAFPERADFRFSFSGLKTSVRYFLEKTPEKLADPRFVADVAASFQKAVVDVLVRKASDAARTRNLRTVIAAGGVACNGALRAALERESGRAGYRLLLAPPVLCTDNAAMIAGVAALKEEAGAALPLPDDIDPNLPLASV is encoded by the coding sequence ATGCGCTGGCTCGGAATCGAAACGTCGTGCGACGAGAGCGCCGTCGCCGTGGTCGAGGTGGGCGGGGCCGGCGGCAAGGGCCTCCGCCTCCTCTCCTCGGTCGTCGGCTCCCAGATCGCCCGGCACCGGCCCTTCGGCGGCGTCGTCCCCGAGGTCGCCGTCCGGGAGCACCTGCGCAACCTCCCCCGCCTCGCCGAGGCCGCCCTGGCCGAGGCCCGGCTGGGGACGGGGGACCTCGACGGCATCGCCGTGACCCAGGGGCCGGGCCTCGCCACCTCCCTCCTCATCGGCCACGCCTATGCGCGGGGCCTCGGCCTCGCCACCGGCCTCCCCGTGCGGGGCGTCAACCACCTGGAAGGCCATCTCCTCTCCCCCTTCCTGACGGCGGAGGGGACTGTTCCTTTTCCCTTCCTCGGCCTGATCGTCAGCGGTGGCCACACCCTCCTCATCGAGGCGCGGGGCTGGAACGACTATCGCCGTCTCGGCGGCACCGTCGACGATGCGGCGGGGGAGGTCTTCGACAAGGTCGCCCGGATGCTCTCCCTCGGCTATCCCGGCGGCCCCGAGATCGAGAAGGCCGCCGCGCAGGGCGATGCCGCCGCCCACGATTTCCCCCGGGCCTTCCCGGAGCGGGCCGATTTCCGCTTCAGCTTCAGCGGGCTGAAGACTTCGGTCCGTTACTTCCTGGAGAAGACCCCGGAGAAGCTCGCCGACCCCCGCTTCGTGGCCGACGTCGCCGCCTCGTTCCAGAAGGCGGTCGTCGATGTCCTGGTGCGGAAGGCCTCCGACGCGGCCCGGACGCGGAACCTGCGGACGGTCATCGCGGCGGGCGGCGTCGCCTGCAACGGGGCGCTGAGGGCCGCGCTGGAGCGGGAGAGCGGGCGGGCGGGCTATCGGCTTCTCCTTGCGCCTCCGGTCCTCTGCACCGATAACGCGGCGATGATCGCGGGAGTCGCCGCCTTGAAGGAAGAGGCCGGAGCGGCGCTGCCGCTCCCCGACGACATCGATCCGAATCTGCCGTTGGCGTCGGTGTAA
- the bioD gene encoding dethiobiotin synthase codes for MHLFVTGTGTGVGKTRVTALWVRTQRRRGAEAVGLKPIAAGDRDDALLLREAGGNLLSLDEINPCHLAAPLAPQVAARQEGRTIDFAAVNGAVAAARARFSHVAVEGVGGWRVPLAAGKTVGDWARELGLPVLVVASAGLGTLNHTLLTIEAIRREGLPLLGIVLNRHGLAPGDRAAATNREALEEWTGLPIVELKEGGELPEAAWLFGG; via the coding sequence ATGCACCTCTTCGTCACCGGGACCGGCACGGGCGTGGGAAAGACCCGCGTCACCGCGCTCTGGGTGAGGACGCAACGGCGGCGGGGCGCGGAGGCCGTCGGCCTGAAGCCGATCGCGGCGGGAGATCGCGACGACGCCCTGTTACTCCGCGAAGCGGGAGGCAACCTCCTTTCCCTCGACGAAATCAATCCCTGCCACCTCGCCGCGCCGCTCGCGCCCCAGGTCGCCGCGCGGCAGGAGGGGCGGACGATCGACTTCGCCGCGGTGAACGGGGCCGTCGCCGCCGCCCGCGCCCGGTTCTCCCATGTGGCCGTCGAAGGGGTCGGCGGCTGGCGGGTGCCGCTGGCGGCGGGAAAGACCGTCGGAGATTGGGCGCGGGAACTCGGCCTTCCCGTCCTCGTCGTCGCCTCGGCGGGGCTCGGGACGCTGAATCACACCCTCCTCACCATCGAGGCGATCCGCCGGGAGGGGCTGCCGCTTCTCGGGATCGTCCTGAACCGGCACGGCCTCGCGCCGGGGGATCGGGCGGCGGCGACGAACCGGGAGGCCCTGGAGGAGTGGACCGGCCTGCCGATCGTCGAGCTGAAGGAAGGCGGGGAGCTGCCCGAGGCGGCGTGGCTCTTCGGCGGGTAG